AGGACGATCGGGCGGAGGCTAGATGCAATTTTGTAAGAACAAGTACTTGGTTTAATACTTTATCATTAAGTATTGTTCTTCGTTTCATTGCATCGTGCTTATTTGTTCTTCGTCAGGTTTATCGTCGGTTTCAATCTAGGTTTTCTTGATCCGCATTTTATACTTAATTTCCTTGCATAATATTTTGAGAATAGATTTCTAGTGATCTTGTGAACCTATGTTTCGAGTTTCCTCGCGTTTGGATCTAATTTgctaaagttcttgaaatttgggagtttgatctgtttgcttccgtgcgaaattattttgagttgctcccattcacccccctctggtcgcattttccGGTCCTACAGTTTGGCTTCTAAAGGGCGACGTCGAGCGGCGTCCTGTAGAGCTGTGAGCTAGTCGCCGTCATCTTCCCACGGTTCGTCGAACACCGAGCTCGCGAGCGCAGCTGGTGAGGCGGCGGCCCGTCTCCTCGATCTGGTACGCGGGGCGGAAGCCAGGATGGGATAGGTCGATGCTGGTGATCCTGACCTCCGGCGGGCCGCCTTGCCGGGCGGCGAGCCCGCACAGCAAGCCCGACCACTGGAACCCATAGCTGATGCCGTAGTCAACGAGGtgtaggcggcggcgccattgaTGCAGAGCTCGACGGAGCAGCTGCGTTGCATGCTGTGGAGTGGGGATCGCGCGAGGGCAACATATAGGAAAGCAGAAGATGAGAGTGAGGGAGGAGAGTGCTTCTCCATAGATCTACACTTGGGCTCCAACGCCGGGGGTGGGGGTAGAAGAAAccggccggcgggaggcggccaTCTCCCCGAGCGCCGCAACGTCGAGTCGCTGGAGCGCTctggttttttctttttggtgtTTTGCGGTTCTCGAACATGGGCCAAATCACGTATATGGGCCGGGACATCGAACTTTTATGTGCTTATTTGCGTGTATCATCGGATGCTAAACAAACGTCATCAGGCGTAGCTGAGTCCCTCTGCCATTCAGAGAGCAAATGTAGATGATCTCGTTCCCAAAAGAGATCTACCTCCCCCCCCCTGTAACCTCTGTCTGCTAATGGACCTGGCCAATAAAGAGCCATAATTAATGGATAAATCAGGTGGGAGCCtcccctgttttttttttcaaaaaccagCAGGAGCACTGCCAAATCATTTGAGGGGGAGCAAATGTTCAAACATAGTACTTGCGGACTCTATGGCAATGGGGAAGAGGACCGGCTACAATAAGGCTTTTCAGAGAGCAACTGGAGCTGCAAGTATTGGAGGAATTGTCAGGGGACCGTAGAGGCAGGGGCGGATTTCAGCCTAGGGGGGCATGGCACTAGGTATGGCTAGGCGAACTTGAAATCCAAACTCGAGAAACCCGAGCCTAATCCAGAAAAACTGATGACGTACTATTACGGGTCGCAAATCCAAAAATCCAAAATTATTATGGGTAAATCGGGTTTAGAACCCGGTACCCGAAATACCCTAGAAAACCCGAACTTCAGCCCAATTATCCAAGTACCCAACATTTCCCTTAGCAGCCCAAGTGGCAAGTGCGCAACGTTTCAGCCAGGCCCACCAAATTACCTTTAGGGTCTGATTGGTTCGTTTCTCGGTTGGACCAGGCTCGCACCACGGAACCAGGCCACGGTCAGCCAGGCCCGCAGCATGCATCTCCATCACGTTTGGTTGATTGTTTCGTTCCAGCCAGGCCACATGAAGAACCGATTGGTTGCATGCATCTCTGACCGCACATGTATGCTGAGTTGCTGACAGTGTGTTTCGATGACAGCTACCTGCCCATATAGCTGGCCAACTGGGCCGAGCCCGTTGGGCCGGCACGGGCCCGGCCCAAGAAAGCACGGCACTGTCCCGGTCCGGCCCGGGAGCAGGCGGGCTAGTGCCGGGCCCGTGCCAGgcgccgggccgtgcctgggccgcgatCAAGGCCCACGGCACTAGCACGGGCCCGGCCCGACAGAAGCGGCGGCACGGGGAGGCACGGCCTCGGCCCGTGAGGCACGGAGGCGGCCCGATGGGCACGCCGCAGCCTCCCCCCCGCGCCTCCGGTGACCGTTGGATCGTCCCGTTGGGGAGTCGATCCGCCCGTTGGTGGCTGGGCTATATAagccccggcgccggccgccctccCTCCCAACCCTAACCCTGATTCATTTCCTCCCCCCGGCAGCCGGCCAGCCGCTCGCCTCGCCCCTCTTCTCGTCTCTGATCTCTCACCCTCTCGCCTCTCGGCCTCTCCCCTCGTCTTCCTGAACTCCGGTGAGAGGCCGGGGCCTGGTGCCGGCACTAGCAGACGGCACGGCCTTGGAGACCCATCATCTCGATCTCGCACAGACCATGTAGCGTCCTCATCTCcttgtcgtcctcctcgtcatctccgtcgccatcgccgccgccggactctGGTGCTCCGGATCCGGATCTAGCGTAAGTGAAACGAATCCTCTCCCTTTCGTACCTATTCTCTCAGTCTCAGACTCTCACTCACTTCTTCAGTTCTTCTGTAGATGTAGAAGGGATCCGTTGAGGAACCAGGGCCGGAAGCGGAGGGCTGGATCCGTGCTTCATCCACGTCGCCGGTGCACCTGGTGCTCCAGCTACAAAGGTAagtcccaaaccctaaccctaaacctaGATCCAGTCATCCAGTACCGTTTCTTCTCCAAGATTTAACCCTAACCCCTGTTCTTTTCTGTGTTGCATTGTAGCTGTTGAGGAACCAGGTCACTGGCGCTTGAGCATGGCCGGATCTGACGAAGAGACGGTGGAGGTGGGCATGAACGAGGAGCGGCGGTTGTGCGGCTTGGCCGGAGATGACGACGAGGACAACATGGACGAGGACCGCGCTGCCCTATTCGGCGCAACCGCTGATGATGCTATTcccgtcgacggcgacggcgaacaCGTTGAGGAACCACCTGCACCTGACGGTAACACCGCCAAGCGCCCACGCCCCTCTACCTCTCCTGTCTGGGCTGACTATGAGAAACTATTCAAGGAAATCAATGGTAAGACGGTCAGGTATGGAGCTCGATGCCTTCACTGCTCTAAGGTCTACTCTGGTTTCTCTAGTGGTGGCACTGGTCACTTATCCCGGCACATTTTAGTTTGCGTTAAGAAGCGTGAAAAGGATCGCATGTCTCAGTCTCAAATCTCTTTTACTTCTGATGGTAGTATGCGTACTTGGGACTACTGTCCTATGCGCGCTCGTACTGAACTTGTTCGATTGATTGCTAGACTAGATGTTCCTATCTCTCTTGGTGAATCTGAGGCTTTTGTCGAGTACATTAAAAATGCTCACAATCCTAAATATACTAAAGTGTCTAGGCAAACCACCTCTAGAGACATACTAAAGTACTTCACTGATTGCAAGGCTAAACTTGTTGAGACTTTTACTACTTCTATTAACTGTGTGTGTCTAACCTCCGACATTTGGTCTGGTAATGCCAAAGAGGATTACATTAGTGTTGTTGCTCACTACATAAACTCTGACTGGCAACTAGAGAAGAGGGTGCTTGGTCTGGTTCTTATTGATGTGTCCCACAATGGACAAAATATTGCTGACCGTGTAGCATCTGTTCTTGCTGATTATGGTTTGTCTGAAAAGGTGTTTGCTGTTACTTTGGACAATGCATCGTCTAATGCATCAGCCATGCATAAACTGAAACCTATTCTGTCTAAATACCTTGGTCTTGAAGTAATTGATGAATCAGAGTATGCATCATCTAGTTTAAACAATGCAGTCAATTCTATATTCTTGCATCAGCGTTGTGCATGTCATATTCTGAATCTGATTGTCAAGGAGGCACTAACTACTCTTAAGCCTTTGATAGAAACATTTAGAACTGCAATATCATTTTTAAATTCATCTAATCAGAGGATTGCTGCATATAAAAGCTACTGCATTGCAACTGGTGTTAGGCCTAGAAAGTTTCAACTGGACATGGAGGTTAGGTGGAATTCTACCTACCTAATGCTTAAACATCTGTTTCCTCATAAGTCCCCTTTCACTACTTTCATCCAAGCTCAGTATCCTAGGGATGAAGGTGAGCCTTTGCTGTTAACTGAGGATCATTGGATGATGGCACAAAAAGTGCTATCCTTTCTTGAGTTGTTTTATGATGCTACTGTCACATTGTCTGGTGTGTACTATCCTACATCTCCACTTATGATTCATTATCTTGTTAAGATTTCTCTGCACCTAAAAAACTATGCTAATGATGTGCACATCAGATCTGTGGTGCAACCTATGATAGACAAATATAATAAGTATTGGAGGGACATACCTTTGCTTTACTCTTTTGCATTCATCTTGGACCCCAGAGCTAAAATGAAAGGTTTTACTAGGGTGCTAAGAAGGCTAGGTAATCTCACCAGTACTGATTATTCTGCTTATTTGGTTGGCACTAGAGCTAGACTTGCTGATGTTTACAATAaatatgatgagaaatatggtgcTGTTAGGTTGAGGAGGACTGACCCTCCTGTCCTGTCTGGTAAGTCAAGATCTGCTTGGGATGAAatatatgatgatgatggtcCTGTTTTGGGTGGTGTTATCTTGCCTGGTAATCCTAACATGTCTAGAGATACATCTGCAACTTCTCTACTGAATGCAGTAAGGTCATCAGCTTCTAATGCTTCTGAACTTGTGTCCTACTTGGACTGTGACACTGTAAACCACCTAACTGATGACTTTAACATCTTGGACTGGTGGCATCAACACAAACTTACATATCCAGTATTGTCAATCATGGCTAAAGATATCTTAACTGTTCCTGTGTCTACCATATCTTCAGAATCCACTTTTAGTATGACAGGCAGGATTATCGAGGAGCGGCGAAGGAGTTTGAAGCCTGAAATGGTGGAGATGCTGACCTGCATCAAAGACTGGGAGGCTGCAGAAGCAAGACTGCAACAGAATGTGGAGGACAAGGAGCTTGAGGAAGCTTTTGAAGAACTTTATCTTGATTCATGATCATTTATGTAATGGCCTGTAATATTTAGGACTTGGACTATAGAACTTTAAGTTTGAACTGTGATGTAATGAACTACTTAATTGGAGCTTGGCTGtactctttttccctctctagggtttctcacaagggtgagttttacctagagaggtttttaatgaggcagccaTTGCACAAGCTCCTAATAAAATTGATTTTTTGTTAACTATTTGAGTTTGGTTTGTGTCTGAGTTTGATTCAGTTCAATTTCTTATCTGTTATTTGCTTCTATATGTTTGAGACTTGAAAGTGCTTGAAATTTAGAGTTGAATGATGTGTTTTGGCTATAGTGCTAGTGCCGGCACTGGCACTACTGTGCCCcttggcacggcacggcacggcaaaGTGTTAGCCGTGTCGTGCTAGTGCCTTGACACCGGCACGGTGGCACTACTGGGCACGGCACGGCTAGTTTGCCGTGCCACTTAGTGCCGTGCCAGGTCGTGCCGTGCCTGGCACGGGCCGTGCCGTGTAGTGCCGTGCCGGCACGTTTGGACAGCTATACCTGCCCATGACTTGCACGCGCGGAGCCAGGCTGCCGGGAAACGCCCGATTTTACCTTCTCCCGCGAGCCAGCCCGTGATGCCTTATGCATCTGACCAGTCAGGCTCGATCCAAGGTATAGACAACCAATCATGCTGCCCTTGCACCCCACTGCCCTGGCCAGCCCATATTCGGGTAACCACCGTAACCCTAGTCCCCCACACGGTACCACCGAATACCGATCCACCACCACCGTGGTAGGGACCAGAGAGGTGCACGATATTGGGCTGCGCATTTGCTGGGCTACCGACTACCGCACCCACAATTGACCGTCGTCCCTCGCAGctgtccctccctccctctcggtCTCTCCACACACTGTCGCGCCTCGCCCAAGGACAGGAGCGGCGCGGATCCTAGCGGAGGCCGGACGGCCGGATCAGCGGCGACGCCTGGAGGCTCGAGGCGCTTCGGCGCCGTTCGACATGCGTTATTAGCTAGCTCGTGCTGCGCTGTGTCGCGGTGCACCCATGCCTGTGCGGTGAACAGCGGAGAACGTCGCTGCGGAGCCGCACAAGTAGCTAGCCAAGCATGCACGTCAATAGAGGACGCGTATCTTACCAAGCTGCTAATCTGCATAACAGGTTGAAGCATTAGCCTGTTTGGAAGGTCTCAAGCTCGCTGTGGAATGGGTAAGAAAGCCTATGATCTATTGATCCTTGAATCAGATGTGCTTCAATCGTAGCTTCCTTAGCAGTGCAACAGGAAGAAAGATACCTGAATACGTACATTTTAAAAAAGATTCAGGCCTGCAGTTTTACTCCCAGAGGTACGGTGTTGCTCAAGAGAATGCAACAGAGTTGCTTATGAGTTAGCTCAATTATCAAAGAGAACGGTGTGGTGTGCTGTACTGTGTGGAGAGGAAACGCTCCATCTTGTGTAACCGAGCTACTCAAATCTGATTATAATTCCTTGTGTGATTAATATAAGCACTCTAAAAATAAGCACTCTttttctcgcaaaaaaaagtTGCATTATCTTGCTACTTCACTCAATTTCATATATGAATGATCCTCAGCAAGAATTGTTATATCTCAGGCTGACTCCAACAAGGATAGGCATACAGAGCATGCAAATGGAGGATATAGCTACCGGTTGGGAAATGGCTACCGTAGGCATTTTGGCTTCGCTCCATCAGCATAGGCAAAGAGGCACCTCCATTCCCCTGGCAGTTGGCTCGCTGGCTCTGGTGGAagtccgccgcgcgccgcctgccTGTCACCGGATCCGGCGATTCCAGGTGGCGATTCCGGTAGCCATGGTTGCTATTGAATCGAAGGTGGAGGAAGGTACTGACTCTTCAACTTTTTTTATTGCAGCACGTCGCCTCTTCACTCTTGAACATGGCTTGGAGGTACATCAAGATGGGGATGTGTGGTACGTCTAGCGCAAACTGTCGggaagagaagaggaagaactcaaagccgccgctgctgcagtgGCATTGGGAGTAGGCAATAAACGGCGGTGGGGACGATCCTTTTTTGGTCATGCTGTGAAGAATCGAAAAAGAGAAGAGGTGAACAAACAAATCATGCGAGATTACTTCAATGAGAATGCATTGTTCGGCGAGGAAGATTTCAGGCGCAGGTATCATCAACCATCACATATTAATTCATTTTACTTTGTGAAAATGTTGGTTCAACATGTCGGCATAGGTTTCCTGAAGCATTGCACACGTACACTTTGTAGGTTCAGAATGCGGAAGTCTTTGTTTCTACGCATTGTTGATGATGTCACAAGAAGAAACAAGTATTTCAAGCAaaaacgaaatgcagcaaaGAAGTTAGGTTTCACTCCAATTCACAAGTGCTTAATTGCAAGTAGAATGTTAGCGTATGGCGGCGCTGCAGATGCATTAGATGACACATACAAAATGGCAGAGACAACCGTTCTCGAGACCCTCATGCACTTTGTCAACACTGTCAATGATGTATATGGTGAAGAGTACTTGAGGCCACCATGTGCTCATGAACTTCAAGTCATTCTACAACAGAATGAGGCCAGAGGTTTCCCAGGCATGATTGGAAGTATAGATTGTATGCATTGGGAATGGGAGAATTGTCCCACAGCATTGGCTGGGATGTTCAAGGGTCATAAACCCAAACCTACTCTTATACTTGAGGCAGTAGCAACTCAAGATCTTAGGATTTGGCATGCTTTTTTTGGGCTACCAGGTTCTCACAATGACATCAATGTCTTGCATCGGTCTCATGTGTTTGATGATTTAGCTAATGGTAGGACACCAGAGGTTGAGTTCTGGGTAAATGGCAATCCCTATACCATGGGATACTACTTGGCTGATAGAATTTACCCAGACTGGGCAACTCTTGTTAAGACTGTGAGTGCTCCGGTGACCATGAAACACCAAGTGTTTGCAGCTACACAAGAGTCATGCAGGAAGGATGTGGAGAGGGCATTTGGAGTACTTCAATCAAAGTTTAAGATCATCCATAACCCTGCTAGGCTATGGAGGCAAAGAGATCTGAATGCCATTATGCGCGCATGTGTTATTCTTCACAACATGATCATAGAAGACGAGCGCAACAGTTACCTCAATGCAGCTGACACACAGGGATTTGAAGGGCTAGCAGATCCTCCTGTACTGCAGAACCGAGATGTGCCAGAGATCGATCATCTCATTGATGCATACAACTGCATAAAAAGCAAGGAAACAAGTCGACAACTCCAGCGGGACCTCATAGAACACATATGGAGTCATTATGGTGCATCAACAGGCCCAGTTGCATCAACCGGTTAGATATCGCAATCTGACTTCTTGAAGTAGGGAAATCAATGTTCTCCACAAAATATTCATGCAATCTTTGATAATAACCTCCACTAGATTGATTGGTTCCTACATATGTAAACATAATAAGTTTACTAACATCACAACTGTCAAATCTTTAAAATTTATCAAGTGAAGGGGACACACCAGTAATTGGGTCTTTGCTCACATTCAGGAAGGCCGAACAAATAATTCTATCTTCCTCTTTGCTAAATGATTTACATCTTTGTGATACCCTCTTGCCATTTCCTCTGGCAGTCTTATTACCTTTCCCTCCTCTTTTGGACTGACCAAGAATGTTTACTGCTGCTGCTTGTGCAATTACCTCGGCATTTTCATTGCTGGCATCCACAGGCACAGCTACAGCTTCAGGTCTGGGAGGTTCAAATGGCATTTGACGCCCCATGGCTTCCTGCAATTATTGCGTTTAACAGTCAAAAGTCCAATAAAAGCATTTAGTCCGGCCCTGCCAAATTGCGTTGTTCAAATCATCATCAACTTACTTGATGAGTTGTAGCTTGCTCAATCTTAGCCAATGATGCAGACAAAGGGAACTCCCATTCTTGGGAGTCAGGGTATGCCTGACTGGTAGCACCAGTGAATCCATAATTTAAGTTGTGTTCCATCATGCAGGAGTTTAACTTTATAAGCAAAACACGCTTCATTCACGACAAACTGTTACATATACAATAAGGCTACAATAATTAGAATAATTCATTGATACAAGCAAACAGAAATTGAGTTACAACTGAAGCATGCATGCCATTTATTTGGTAGAAACATTGCTAGTTCGTGAAACTAAACTTGCATGCCCGGCAACAATTGGGAACATTACGCAAATACTCTAGAAAGTGCCAGCACAATTGTTGAAACTAAGCACGCGATACAGGAGCTTGTTCGTGAACAGATCAACGAGCTGCTTGGAGATCTGTTGCATTTTGTGAATAGCTGTTTCCGTGACATCCTCGGCCTTGCTCATCTAGATCGATTAAAAAAGTTAGCTACAGCGAAGAACTCAGCTTTGCAACCACGACGCCAACAACGCCAACCTACTCGCACAAGATCTGGCCGCTGTGAGCACGGATCTGCATACAAACCACCATTGTACCGATCAAGCTAGCAACGGGCCGCTTCAACAAATCGATCAATTCGATAACAGGGAGGGGTGGAGGGCAAGGGGAAGAGCGGAAGGGGACGGACCTCGTCGTCGGAGTCCCTGGAGGTGACCGCGCCGCCGAGGAGCTC
This portion of the Panicum virgatum strain AP13 chromosome 2N, P.virgatum_v5, whole genome shotgun sequence genome encodes:
- the LOC120659483 gene encoding zinc finger BED domain-containing protein RICESLEEPER 2-like, with amino-acid sequence MAGSDEETVEVGMNEERRLCGLAGDDDEDNMDEDRAALFGATADDAIPVDGDGEHVEEPPAPDGNTAKRPRPSTSPVWADYEKLFKEINGKTVRYGARCLHCSKVYSGFSSGGTGHLSRHILVCVKKREKDRMSQSQISFTSDGSMRTWDYCPMRARTELVRLIARLDVPISLGESEAFVEYIKNAHNPKYTKVSRQTTSRDILKYFTDCKAKLVETFTTSINCVCLTSDIWSGNAKEDYISVVAHYINSDWQLEKRVLGLVLIDVSHNGQNIADRVASVLADYGLSEKVFAVTLDNASSNASAMHKLKPILSKYLGLEVIDESEYASSSLNNAVNSIFLHQRCACHILNLIVKEALTTLKPLIETFRTAISFLNSSNQRIAAYKSYCIATGVRPRKFQLDMEVRWNSTYLMLKHLFPHKSPFTTFIQAQYPRDEGEPLLLTEDHWMMAQKVLSFLELFYDATVTLSGVYYPTSPLMIHYLVKISLHLKNYANDVHIRSVVQPMIDKYNKYWRDIPLLYSFAFILDPRAKMKGFTRVLRRLGNLTSTDYSAYLVGTRARLADVYNKYDEKYGAVRLRRTDPPVLSGKSRSAWDEIYDDDGPVLGGVILPGNPNMSRDTSATSLLNAVRSSASNASELVSYLDCDTVNHLTDDFNILDWWHQHKLTYPVLSIMAKDILTVPVSTISSESTFSMTGRIIEERRRSLKPEMVEMLTCIKDWEAAEARLQQNVEDKELEEAFEELYLDS